In the genome of Leguminivora glycinivorella isolate SPB_JAAS2020 chromosome 21, LegGlyc_1.1, whole genome shotgun sequence, one region contains:
- the LOC125237568 gene encoding gamma-aminobutyric acid type B receptor subunit 2, whose amino-acid sequence MPSVKLALDHVNEHDSVLRNYRLHMWWNDTECNAAVGVKSFFDMMHSGPHKLMLFGAACTHVTDPIAKASKHWHLTQLSYADTHPMFTREAFPNFFRIVPSENAFNMPRIRLLQHFNWTRVGTIYQNEPRYALAHNDLISDLDNHEIEILEQQSFASEVKSALAKLKEKDIRIILGNFNETWAMEIFCEAYKLEMYGRAYTWLLLGTYTPKWWKRHSPCSKRDLTTALDTAILTDLLPLSTTGQMTVSGISPKEYQVEYDRRRGAEYSRFHGYTYDGIWAMALAIQTVAQRVKLRYKEKTVLDFRYRDKEWEQLFLDALSNVTFEGVTGPVRFHNNERKASILLKQFQGDEVGEVKVGEYCAERDHLDLTNGQMFKWFGKNPPKDRTLLLIEHTQVNITIYSFLVSCSVIGIILAIGFLAMNIHYRNQRYIKMSSPHLNNLIIIGCMLTYLSVIFLGLDSSLSSIAAFPYICTARAWLLMAGFSLAFGAMFSKTWRVHSIFTDVKLNKKVIKDYQLFMVVGVLLCVDFAIMITWQVSDPFYRATKRMDPVPHPTSEDIEIVQENEYCQSEQMNIFIGVIYAYKGLLLVFGAFLAWETRHVSIPALNDSKHIGLSVYNVLIVCITGAPLALVLADHKDALFVLIAIFIIFCTTATLCLVFVPKLLELRRNGQPGTAQSRIRATLRPASTHECRSPGPELERKLKELRQYNNRYRRTLQAKENELQMLLSKLGSDAGSESSTTKDSRSPAAMTTKLPLPKENISHPETSDITSVCSLSASAGAEAEYINLQNQVNEKTKPSAPPEPVKEILKETPKEPRKEQTKNVSFKNHLDYTSPPSSKAVPEKDQLAKLPYGWSAEVRMEPSEPAPKSSLKQEPVRAEAKTVPALKPSDTPTAKSVPAKVQEPMYTKAATPKINKTPELQKKQMKTPEPKTPPRDKPRGHRRMSSVSGALLTDLMHVSVDQDDLEPPPGMERKVIGQERDPPVPPKPKQEPEDILDIDADYSTAERKKACQRRDSERRKKEFIVVQSDLWDTNTFQYTCQKSPPGKTETGHHHSPMQRSVSEKSRQQSSPHHHREVDSRSLERRASNASINYAGTTRGSTPEGYREAETLRMTDRLAKRRGSEFPQPVSTPPLQTQSKRRQSSAQVRSYQEEKQDRPEKETHRRHDDIPRKPLPEQQENDWRPDPDTIRVTKSQDSPAKRLRHEAEPLKRAKGVGDSPRLTQAHAPRPDHHKSSPNVASRHKSGSPNKREDRKSATYGRSDSKRQDSADQRKMYTASSESELFECAILPIFHKLLTERHKSQPHGLNLTYGVSCPNISIKCDIVEYL is encoded by the exons ATGCCGAGTGTGAAGCTGGCCTTAGACCACGTGAACGAACACGACAGTGTGCTGCGGAACTATCGCCTGCATATGTGGTGGAATGATACCGAG TGCAACGCCGCGGTCGGAGTAAAGTCATTCTTCGATATGATGCACTCTGGCCCGCACAAGTTGATGCTGTTCGGAGCCGCCTGTACCCACGTCACGGACCCCATAGCTAAGGCGTCCAAGCATTGGCACCTTACACAG CTTTCATACGCAGATACACACCCAATGTTCACTCGAGAAGCTTTCCCCAACTTCTTCAGAATCGTACCCTCAGAGAATGCCTTCAATATGCCCCGTATCAGACTCCTGCAGCACTTCAACTGGACTAGGGTCGGGACTATCTACCAGAACGAACCGAGATATGCGCTG GCACACAACGACCTAATCTCGGACCTGGACAACCACGAGATCGAGATTCTGGAGCAGCAGAGTTTCGCGTCCGAAGTCAAGTCAGCACTCGCCAAACTGAAGGAGAAGGATATTCGGATCATCCTGGGTAACTTTAACGAGACCTGGGCTATGGAGATATTTTGTGAAGCTTACAA ACTCGAGATGTACGGGCGCGCATATACCTGGCTTCTGCTCGGTACCTACACCCCGAAATGGTGGAAACGTCACTCACCTTGCTCCAAAAGAGACCTCACTACAGCCCTGGACACTGCTATTCTCACGGATCTGCTGCCGCTGTCCACTACTGGGCAGATGACTGTCTCTGGCATA AGCCCTAAAGAGTACCAAGTCGAATACGATAGGAGAAGAGGCGCTGAATATTCCAGATTCCACGGGTACACTTACGATG GAATCTGGGCGATGGCGTTGGCGATACAGACAGTGGCACAGCGGGTGAAACTACGGTATAAAGAGAAGACGGTCTTGGACTTCAGGTATCGGGATAAGGAGTGGGAACAGTTGTTCCTGGACGCCCTTAGCAACGTCACGTTTGAGGGAGTTACA GGCCCAGTCCGCTTCCACAACAACGAGCGGAAAGCCTCCATCCTGCTGAAGCAGTTCCAAGGGGACGAGGTTGGAGAAGTGAAGGTCGGGGAATATTGCGCGGAGCGAGACCACCTGGACCTTACCAATGGGCAAATGTTCAAATGGTTCGGGAA GAACCCTCCAAAAGACCGCACGCTACTTCTCATCGAACATACGCAAGTCAACATCACCATCTACTCATTCCTGGTCTCCTGTTCTGTCATCGGTATTATCCTGGCCATCGGTTTCTTGGCCATGAACATACATTACAGGAACCAGAG ATACATCAAGATGTCCTCACCTCACCTCAACAACCTCATCATCATTGGCTGCATGTTGACTTATCTCAGCGTCATCTTCCTCGGTCTCGACTCCAGCCTCAGCAGCATAG CGGCGTTCCCCTACATCTGCACGGCAAGGGCGTGGTTACTTATGGCCGGCTTCAGTTTGGCCTTCGGTGCCATGTTCTCGAAAACCTGGAGAGTGCACTCCATCTTCACGGATGTCAAGCTCAATAAGAAG GTGATCAAGGACTACCAGCTCTTCATGGTTGTGGGCGTGCTTCTGTGCGTAGATTTCGCCATCATGATAACATGGCAGGTCTCCGATCCGTTCTACCGGGCTACCAAGCGGATGGATCCTGTG CCACACCCTACGAGTGAGGATATTGAGATAGTGCAGGAGAATGAATATTGCCAGTCGGAGCAGATGAACATCTTTATTGGAGTCATCTATGCTTACAAGGGGCTTTTATTG GTGTTCGGTGCTTTTCTGGCTTGGGAGACGCGGCACGTGTCCATACCGGCGCTCAACGACTCCAAACACATCGGCTTGTCCGTCTACAACGTGCTGATCGTGTGCATTACTGGAGCCCCCCTTGCATTG GTTTTGGCAGACCACAAAGACGCTTTATTCGTCCTAATCgctatatttattatcttttgtACAACGGCAACTCTATGTCTCGTATTTGTTCCTAAG CTATTAGAGCTCCGGCGTAACGGGCAGCCGGGCACGGCGCAGTCCCGGATCCGGGCCACGCTCCGGCCGGCGTCGACGCACGAGTGCCGGAGCCCGGGGCCGGAACTCGAGCGCAAGTTGAAGGAGCTCCGACAGTACAACAACCGGTATAGGAGGACGCTGCAGGCTAAAGAGAACGAATTACAG ATGCTACTTAGCAAGTTGGGCAGCGATGCTGGCTCCGAATCGTCCACAACCAAAGACTCAAGGTCACCCGCAGCAATGACAACCAAACTGCCACTGCCTAAGGAAAATATTAGCCATCCAG AAACTAGTGATATAACATCGGTATGCAGCCTCAGTGCATCAGCAGGGGCAGAGGCAGAATACATCAATCTACAGAATCAAGTCAACGAAAA AACGAAACCATCAGCCCCTCCAGAGCCCGTCAAAGAAATCCTCAAAGAAACGCCTAAAGAGCCAAGGAAGGAGCAGACGAAGAACGTCTCATTCAAGAACCATTTAGACTACACCAGCCCACCGTCATCCAAGGCTGTTCCGGAGAAGGACCAGCTCGCCAAGCTGCCTTATGGGTGGTCGGCCGAGGTTCGAATG GAGCCCTCCGAACCCGCCCCCAAGTCCTCACTCAAGCAAGAACCCGTGCGAGCTGAAGCCAAGACAGTCCCAGCTCTTAAACCAAGTGATACGCCCACTGCCAAGTCCGTGCCTGCTAAGGTTCAGGAGCCTATGTATACTAAGGCTGCTACACCGAAGATTAATAAG ACACCAGAACTTCAAAAGAAGCAAATGAAAACCCCCGAGCCCAAGACGCCTCCCCGAGACAAGCCGCGAGGGCACAGACGCATGTCCAGCGTGAGTGGAGCTCTCCTCACAGACCTGATGCACGTGTCAGTGGACCAGGATGATCTGGAGCCCCCGCCTGGCATGGAGAGGAAGGTTATAG GGCAAGAAAGAGATCCACCAGTGCCTCCTAAGCCTAAACAAGAACCTGAAGATATACTAGATATAGACGCAGATTACTCCACAGCGGAAAGAAAGAAAGCTT GTCAAAGAAGAGACTCCGAAAGGAGAAAGAAAGAATTCATAGTGGTACAAAGCGACTTGTGGGACACGAACACGTTTCAATACACGTGTCAAAAGTCACCACCAGGGAAGACTGAAACCGGCCACCATCATTCTCCGATGCAGAGAAGTGTGTCAGAGAAAAGCCGGCAGCAGTCTTCGCCTCATCATCATAG GGAGGTCGATAGCAGAAGTTTAGAAAGAAGAGCTTCCAATGCTTCCATAAATTATG cAGGTACCACGAGAGGTAGTACACCTGAAGGCTATCGGGAAGCGGAAACTCTCAGAATGACTGACCGATTAGCaaag CGCCGAGGGTCAGAGTTCCCACAGCCAGTGAGTACACCCCCGCTTCAGACTCAAAGTAAACGAAGGCAATCTTCAGCTCAA GTAAGAAGTTATCAAGAAGAAAAGCAAGATAGGCCAGAAAAAGAAACACATCGAAGACACGACGACATACCAAGAAAACCTCTCCCTGAACAACAG GAGAATGACTGGAGACCAGATCCGGACACGATACGGGTTACAAAATCTCAAGACTCGCCAGCGAAGAGGTTACGTCATGAGGCTGAGCCGTTGAAACGGGCGAAGGGAGTTGGAGATTCGCCTAGGTTGACGCAGGCTCATGCGCCGAGGCCGGATCATCATAAGAGCAGTCCTAACGTCGCGTCGAGGCATAAATCAG GTTCCCCTAACAAACGCGAAGACCGCAAATCCGCAACGTACGGCCGCAGCGACTCTAAACGCCAGGACTCCGCCGACCAACGAAAGATGTACACAGCAAGCTCAGAGTCCGAACTATTCGAGTGCGCGATCTTACCCATCTTCCACAAACTACTCACGGAACGACATAAAAGTCAACCACATGGCCTCAATCTCACCTACGGCGTCAGCTGCCCTAACATCTCGATAAAATGCGACATAGTTGAATATTTGTAA